Below is a genomic region from Salmo salar chromosome ssa11, Ssal_v3.1, whole genome shotgun sequence.
AAAGTCTGGACCTGTGCTTGAACCCAATTAGTCAACTAAGCCAGGTCTAAATGTGTCGTAGCCTGAATACTCATATGTAAACCAGGTCTATCCCTGCTACTCAGGTCaagtactactactgtacaaacCAGGTCTACACCTTTGACTGAGTCCCAATACTAATATAAACCAGATCTACATCTGCATATCTATATCTCAGCCCAAATACCCATATGAACCAGGTTTACACCTGTGGCTATGTCCCAATACTCAGGTCTACCTTTGTGACTATTCAGCAAAACGCACATAAACCAGATCTACCATTTTGGTAGAGACACTTAACATACCTATTGACGTTAAATATTTGTTCAATTATTACACTTTTTCAGTGTATGTGTCTATaggtatttattaaggatccccattagctgctgccaaggcattaCACTACATTCATAGCTGATTTAACATCACATTAAGTGTGTGTCCTCAGGctcctactctactaccacatatctacaacacaaaatccatgtgtatgtgggtgtatgcatgtgtctgtgcctatgtttgtgtcccttcacagtccctgctgttccgtaaggtgtatttttatctgttttttaaatcttattttactgcttgcatcagttacttgatgtggaatagagttccattgtAGTCATGGCtccatgtagtactgtgtgcctcccatagtctgttctggacttggggactgtgaagagacctctggtggcatgtcttgtggggtatgcatgggtgtccgagctgtgtgccagtagctcaaacagacagcttggtgcattcaacatgtcaatacatcTCACaacacaaatacaagtagtgatgaagtcaatctctcctccactttgagccaggataTATTGatgtgcatattattaatgttagctctctgtgtacatccaagggccagccgtgctgccctgttctgagccaattgcaatatTCCTAAgaccctctttgtggcacctgaccacacaactgagtACAGGTGCgataaaactagggcctgtaggacctaccttgttgatagtgttgttaagaaggcagaacaacgctttattatggacagacccatcttagctactgttgtatcaatatgttttgaccatgaccactacttgctcaatttccacattattaatTACAAGATTAGTCGAGGTTTAGGGGTTAGTGAATTATTTTTCCCAAATACAATGCCTTCAGTTTTTTTAATATTTAGGACGAATTTATATCTTCccttctgaaactaactgcagctctttgttaagtgttgcaatcatttcagtcgctgtagtagctgacatgtatagtgttgagttatccacatacatagacacactggctttactcaaagctagtggtatgtcattagtaaagattgaaaaatgtaaggggcctagactgccctggggaattcttgattctacctggattatgttggagaggcttccattaaataacaccctctgtgttctgttagacaggtaactctttatccacaatatagcagggggtgtaaagccataatacATCAGTTttaccagcagcagactatgatcgataatgtcaaaagccacactgaagctTAACAAAACAGCCCCACAATATTTGTataatcaatttctctcagccaatcatcagtcatttgttcttgttgaatgtccttccctataagcatgctgaaagtctggtAATTCCCAAATGGAAATTCCCCCAAAAATAGCAAAATATGACGTTTTACAGTCAAAATCGCTGATTTAAACATATGTAAAGGCTAATGGATAATCGTCAAAGCCACTATTTTCCCATTGGTCACAAATATGACCACAAAGATATTTTCATGTACCACGAGCATCATGGATTCAATCTATTGAAAGTTAGAGTGCATATGTAAACTACACCCTTTAAACATTATGTTTAAAGCTGTTGAACACAGACTTCTGGTGCCAAATTCATCGCTAAAAGTACACCTTGGAGATTTATGCTTGTGGTTTTGTGACCATTTTGAGAAATCATTTGAAACTTCTCTGTACCATATTAGACACCTTGGTCATGCATAATATATGACTTATTTGGAAAACTTTAACTTCTGTAGAACCTGTTAAGTACAAAAAAAATCCCTATTGTGACTGATGGGATTAAATCGTTTGCCAAAAATGCTGTTGTCGAGGTAATTTCCTATGTAGGAAAATTGTGGGAGGAGTCGAAGAAGTCGAAGCTTGAAGAAGTCGAAGCTTGTGGGAGAAGTAGAAGCTCAGGGGTGATAGACGAGCTTCCTACTAGTTATTATCAGTTGGAGGGGCttcaagtggatttttcccagCATTATGTGATaaataccaccttcccacttggttaagAATACAGTTTAAGCATTAATTGGCTGCTGAATATGAGGCCTTTCTCTTGATTGGTTGATCCCACCCTACTGTTCCATATCCTCTAACACTTAACCCACTGACCCACCTCCTTTTATTGCAACTTGTTTCCTATTTCCAATTTAGTCCTCATCCTGCAAGGCCATGAAGACATGGTTCTGGAGGAGGTGGACCCGGattgggaggagaaggagaacaaAGTGGCTCAGGGAGCGGCCCTGCTCCAGGCCTTACCCTCACTCAAACCCCAGGTCAGAGGCAGAATCAGAGACAGCCTTGCTAGTAGTCAGTAGATTACCATGCTTGAAAGGACAAAAGTGGCAATAGCTTCAAAGCTGATCAGAAAGTCACCAACATGATGTGACGAAACAAAACTGTTCCATTTTCCTAATGGAAATGGCATTGAACTTAATAATGTTCTTTATCTGGAGCTGCAATAGCCATACtctctgtgtgtactgtatttcTCTGTCGCAGCAGGTTCTAGAAATGCAACAAGAAGCAGAAGatgcagagacacagacagagagatggactcCCCTCATAGAGAGCATAAAGAAAGAGGCAGAGGAGGCTGCTGTGGCGAAAGTGGAGGAGAAGTAATAAAAGACTCCATCTGttttcctcttcctcctgttcctcttcctcctattccctatgtgtttttctctctgtctcacactcaCTTTTTTACAACCTCGTATATTTCCCAGAGATCTGTCTCCCTTTGTCTGTATGAGTGATGAATTGGGATTGGCCGTTGTGTTCATCAATTCCTTTTGGCTCTGTGTGATTGTCCGATGTATTGATCCCTGCCCTCTAACCTGGTCTCCAGGCTGCAGCAGCAGTTAAACGAAGCAAGGATGGCTGAGGAGGTGGCCAGACAGGCGGCTGAGATGGCAGTTAGACAACTAGAGGAGGAGCAGGCCGCCAGTGCCCAGAGGGCCACAGACTCACAGCAAGAGGCTGATGGAGAGCAGTAAgtgcctccccccccccccacacacacacacacacacacagaaacacatacatatacacacagacacatacacacacgtcatCACCAAGGAGACGACCCTTAATAATCATCCTGCTCACTGTCTGTTTTGCAAAGACTGCCCAATATCCAGGAGGAAGAGAACGAGGAAGACCCTGAGTAAGTCCCGCTCCTACTTCCTGTTATCCTTCCATGCTTCTATCCACAGCAGAGTAGATGAATGTTGCCCTTAACCACTTCTCTGGAGTCAAACATTAAATCGCCACCCTAATGGTTAAGATTATAGTCAGGGGTTGTCTAATCTGATCCTAAATCTGTAGTTAGGGGCAGCTTCTATCTCAGGCATGTTAACATCTcatatccaaacttttgaccccATCCTCTTCCCTCTATAGTTTGACTCATTAACCAGATGTTTGATAGGATACAGAGCTTGCTATTTCTAACACTGctgcacagtagcctacataCATTCTGGAGGGCTGAGGGGCTCTGTTCGTCTGCTGTTTGTCTGCTCTTCATGATATGGATGCAGCCGTTCAAATTACAGGGGTGACCGGAGTTTCATCAAGGCACCTCAATCAGCGGATTTAGCATTAAAATGATCAATATTGGTTTTGCCCACTATTTGGGGAGCACTATTGAAAATTGATGTTTAAATCAAGCTCTGTACATGTTTAAAACTACGGTTTATGACTGTCTAACTGTCTGAGACTGTCTGAAGCTCTGTTTGTCCCCTTCTGCACACCGTCCAGGTTGCAGATGCTTCAGGAGGAGAGCGACGAGAGCATGGACATTAAGAGTCCTGAAGAGAATAAGATAACAGAGGAAAATAAGATATCTATTCAGATTAATTTCAATGAGGACAAAAAGGTTGCATCTGAGGAGAATATAGTAACAGAGGAGGTTACGGTATTTGAGAAAATAATTCCAAAAACTGAAGATAATATGACTACACAGGATAGTACGATATCTGAGACTAAAATAATAGAGGTCACAATCATTGAGGAAATGAAGAACCTTGAACAGAATACGGCCACAGTGGCGTGTAAGATATCGAATGAGAGTCAATTCCACGAAGACACAAAAGTTGTTCCTGAAGAGAACACAATCACTGACGATAAGATATCTGAGGAGAAAAACATAACAGAGGAAAATGAAAATCCAGACAAGGCTAAAGTATCTGCGGTTACAGACGTTGAGAAAATGAAGATCATTGAACAGAATATGACCACACAAGACAATAAGATATCTCAGGAGAAAAATGTACATGAAAACCAAAAAGTTGCTGCTGATGAGAATGTAGTCACTGAAGAGAATACACCTATGGTAACAGTCAATGAGGTAATCAGGAATGTTGAACAGAATACAACAGCAGTGGAGGATatagtcagaggagaggagatatctGAGACTAAAGTAACAGAGGAAAATAAAAGTCCTGACAATAACAAAATAACAGAGGTTACAGATGAGGTTATGGAGGTCATTGAGGAAATCATTCAGAATGCTGGAGAAAATACAACTAAACAGGACAATAAGATGTCAGAGGAGAAAAAAGTTACAGTGGAATATGAAAGACCTGACAAGAATAAGATAACAAAGGTTACTGCCGTTGAGAAAATTAAGATTGAAGAGAGCATCCTAACACCGGATATCAAGATACCTGAGGAAAAGCATGTAAATAAGGACAAGACATCTTCTGATAGGAATATAGCGGTTGGAGAGATGGCCGTTGGAGAGACGATATCTGCGGAGACTAAAGTAGCAGAGAAAAATGAAAATCCTGACAAGGACAAACTAACAGAGGTTACCGTCGTTGAGAAAATTAAGATTGTTGAAGAGAATACCCTTATGCAAGACAATAAGATATTTgaggacaaaaatataaacgaagACAAAAAAGTTGCTGCTGAGGAGAATAGTACAGTCTCTAAAGAGACTAAAGTAAAAGAGGTTACAGTCACAGAAGAATATGATCAGAATATGACCACAGTGGAGGATatagtcagaggagaggagatatctGAGTCTAAAGTAACAGCGGAAAATAAAAGTCCTGACAATAACAAAATAACAGAGGTTACAGATGAGGTTATGGAGGTCATTGAGGAAATCATTCAGAATGCTGGAGAAAATACAACTAAACAGGACAATAAGATGTCAGAGGAGAAAAAAGTTACAGTGGAATATGAAAGACCTGACAAGAATAAGATAACAAAGGTTACTGCCGTTGAGAAAATTAAGATTGAAGAGAGCATCCTAACACCGGATATCAAGATACCTGAGGAAAAGCATGTAAATAAGGACAAGACATCTTCTGATAGGAATATAGCGGTTGGAGAGATGGCCGTTGGAGAGACGATATCTGCGGAGGCTAAAGTAGCAGAGGAAAATAAAAGTTCTGAGGAAAATAAGATTCCAGCGGTTACAGACGACATTACCGTCATTGAGGAAATTAAGATCGATGAAGACATTACGACCACACAGGATAATAAGATATATAAAGACAATAAAATAACAGAAGAGTTGACAGTCATTGTGAAAATTAAAATGAATGAACAGAATACTATGCGGGAAATATCCAATAAGAAAACAATCGATGAAGCCAGAAAAGTTGCAGAGGAGAATATAGTAACTGTAGAGAAGAAGATATCTCAGGAGAACAGAAGTCCTGGGAAGAATAAGATAGCAGAAGTTTCAGTCATTATTATAATCACTGAAGACGATAAAATACCAGAGGAGAAAACGGTCAACCAAGACATAAAAGTTGCCGAGGACAATATTGTCGTTGAGGACTACATTGACGCTTTGGAGCTTACAGAGGACAATAAGATCACTGAGTAAGCTGAATCATTACCAGATAGAGGCTTATTCCCGCTTTGGAATGTGCTGAGAAGTTGTGCTTTGATGCCATATAAACTAGGCTACGCATTCCTCATggcacccaatgtcacagatgtACAGCTTCAATGCTTTGTGCCTTTTACCTAACAAGTTGAAGTTCGGGATAAGGTGTAACTTGATTTTTCTTAAACTATGGGGACAAAGGGGTTGGTGTAAACTTTGAAACTTGCTCAATGGAGCATGATTGGGACAACAGGTACAAGACCTGTAGAAAAATTCAATTACATTTTCTGTCTCGAAGGACCATGAAAACAAAAACTCAACCAGCGTcgtctatactgaacaaaaatataaacgcgacATGAACAATTTCAACTTGACAATTTCacttgactgggcaggggtgaagccatgggtggggctgaaaaggcataggcccacccacttgggagccaggcccacctactggggagccaggtccagccaattAGAATGAGTTCTTCCACACAaatgggctttattacagacagaaatacttctcagcaccctcctccccctcctcagacgatcctgcaggtgaagaagccggatgtggaggtcctgggctggcatggttacacgtggcctgcggttgtgaggccggttggatgtactgccaaattctctaaaatgacgttggaggtggcttatggtagagaaattaacattcaatccaattgcacgctctctcaaaacttgagacagctGCATGACAAAACTATACATTttaggccttttattgtccccagcacaagatgcaccttggtaatgatcatgctgtttaatcagtttcttgatatgccacacctgtcaggtggagggattatcttggcaaaggagaaatgctcactaacagggatgtaaacaaatttgtgcacaaaatttgagagaaaacagctttttgtgcatttggaac
It encodes:
- the cngb1a gene encoding cyclic nucleotide-gated cation channel beta-1 isoform X8, with the protein product MFSWVVKGVPQPPGKLGDEEKTNAPLAPVKQVTFKEEKKQEAPKPAKAKEEEVAEENGGEAGVLTWITHGFANSLPQPAGTPRLGRANTEPSTKQEENRQGSRVIGWIAQGLASVVPQPELKNMEEVEPAETTEIAEVIKVPEVKKKPTIAEVSKAPEVKKKPSIAEASNAPEVKKTPSIAEARKVPEVKKTPSVHAIQDVPDAEPLPHIPVVEVLSDEEPQEEKGIPPRVYEWIKQGFEKVVPQPADINRDISAKAPCPQKVTSKSPETEEEAKANEEEKQPNVVGWIVQGFGRMLPQPVLTPSGSENAVQNILILQGHEDMVLEEVDPDWEEKENKVAQGAALLQALPSLKPQQVLEMQQEAEDAETQTERWTPLIESIKKEAEEAAVAKVEEKLQQQLNEARMAEEVARQAAEMAVRQLEEEQAASAQRATDSQQEADGEQLPNIQEEENEEDPELQMLQEESDESMDIKSPEENKITEENKISIQINFNEDKKVASEENIVTEEVTVFEKIIPKTEDNMTTQDSTISETKIIEVTIIEEMKNLEQNTATVACKISNESQFHEDTKVVPEENTITDDKISEEKNITEENENPDKAKVSAVTDVEKMKIIEQNMTTQDNKISQEKNVHENQKVAADENVVTEENTPMVTVNEVIRNVEQNTTAVEDIVRGEEISETKVTEENKSPDNNKITEVTDEVMEVIEEIIQNAGENTTKQDNKMSEEKKVTVEYERPDKNKITKVTAVEKIKIEESILTPDIKIPEEKHVNKDKTSSDRNIAVGEMAVGETISAETKVAEKNENPDKDKLTEVTVVEKIKIVEENTLMQDNKIFEDKNINEDKKVAAEENSTVSKETKVKEVTVTEEYDQNMTTVEDIVRGEEISESKVTAENKSPDNNKITEVTDEVMEVIEEIIQNAGENTTKQDNKMSEEKKVTVEYERPDKNKITKVTAVEKIKIEESILTPDIKIPEEKHVNKDKTSSDRNIAVGEMAVGETISAEAKVAEENKSSEENKIPAVTDDITVIEEIKIDEDITTTQDNKIYKDNKITEELTVIVKIKMNEQNTMREISNKKTIDEARKVAEENIVTVEKKISQENRSPGKNKIAEVSVIIIITEDDKIPEEKTVNQDIKVAEDNIVVEDYIDALELTEDNKITE